A stretch of the Candidatus Caldatribacterium sp. genome encodes the following:
- a CDS encoding DUF1015 domain-containing protein: MAVVKPFLGYRYAEKYIKERGIERLVAPPYDVISEKERQRLAEEEYNFVHLILGKDESGYQNAASRLRSWIAQGVFVRDDVPSFYIYEQEFELNSFGRRTRTGLVALVRIEDFEKRIIFPHERTMPKYSLDRLELLRATRANLEQIFCLYNDPQRTIDAILEEHKRPEAELFAFTDSRGVVHRLFRLSDEKAIAHIRKVLNPRTLIIADGHHRYETCLMYRKEQRAALSDPLEEIPEDYTMMTLVNIHNPGLLILPTHRLVHSLPEERLADFFAKCEKYFEVRFFSNEREMEEFLQEAPPFTIGVYERKNEQWATITLKDPRIMDERLGEENVNRHLDTTILHELVFRDILGLNSEGKEESEFVDYLRGTKDVFAIAREENKYQLVFVMRPTPIEQVEKAVAKFQRMPQKSTYFYPKAWSGLVFRMMEG; this comes from the coding sequence ATGGCAGTGGTTAAGCCCTTTTTGGGGTACCGCTACGCGGAGAAGTACATCAAGGAACGGGGGATTGAAAGGCTTGTTGCTCCCCCCTATGATGTGATCTCGGAAAAAGAAAGGCAGAGGCTTGCCGAGGAAGAGTACAACTTCGTGCACCTTATCCTCGGCAAGGACGAGAGCGGATACCAGAACGCCGCTTCTCGACTCCGCTCTTGGATTGCCCAGGGAGTGTTCGTGCGCGACGATGTTCCATCCTTCTACATCTACGAGCAGGAATTTGAGCTGAATTCCTTTGGTCGCAGGACACGCACCGGTCTTGTGGCTTTGGTGCGTATTGAGGATTTCGAGAAGCGCATCATTTTCCCTCACGAGCGCACCATGCCCAAGTACTCCCTGGACCGCCTGGAGCTCCTTCGGGCAACCCGGGCCAATCTCGAGCAGATTTTCTGCCTCTACAACGACCCCCAGAGGACCATTGACGCCATCCTTGAGGAGCACAAACGTCCCGAAGCGGAGCTTTTTGCCTTTACCGACTCCCGGGGAGTTGTGCATCGGCTCTTTCGGCTCTCCGATGAAAAGGCCATTGCCCACATCCGAAAGGTTCTCAATCCCCGTACCCTCATCATTGCTGATGGGCACCACCGGTACGAAACCTGCCTCATGTACCGGAAAGAACAAAGAGCTGCTCTCTCCGATCCCCTTGAGGAAATCCCCGAGGACTACACCATGATGACCCTTGTGAACATCCACAACCCTGGGCTCCTCATTCTCCCCACCCATCGCTTAGTGCATAGTCTCCCTGAGGAGCGCCTTGCCGATTTCTTTGCAAAGTGCGAGAAGTACTTCGAGGTTCGATTCTTCTCCAACGAGCGGGAGATGGAGGAATTCCTGCAGGAGGCTCCACCGTTCACCATTGGGGTGTACGAGAGGAAAAACGAGCAGTGGGCAACCATAACGCTTAAGGACCCTCGAATCATGGATGAGCGGCTGGGCGAAGAGAACGTGAACCGGCACCTGGATACCACGATTCTCCACGAGCTCGTCTTCCGTGACATCCTGGGTCTCAACAGTGAAGGCAAAGAAGAAAGCGAGTTCGTTGACTACCTTCGAGGGACCAAGGACGTTTTCGCCATCGCCCGGGAGGAGAATAAGTACCAGCTCGTGTTCGTCATGCGCCCAACCCCTATTGAGCAGGTCGAGAAAGCGGTGGCGAAGTTCCAGCGCATGCCCCAGAAGTCAACGTACTTCTACCCCAAAGCCTGGAGTGGCCTTGTCTTTCGGATGATGGAGGGGTGA